From the Lolium rigidum isolate FL_2022 chromosome 2, APGP_CSIRO_Lrig_0.1, whole genome shotgun sequence genome, one window contains:
- the LOC124687327 gene encoding E3 ubiquitin-protein ligase EL5-like, translating to MSPGAILTMSAIFLLFLTLALVIIYLQYYFNTNFRPGPSGGVVAVSGARDKGVDPELLRSLPVTVYRAVVPKGFAAEDVRVECAVCLSELEDGEEARFLPRCGHGFHSQCVDTWLASHSTCPLCRVTVAKHDESLTASTSLPPVAPEPANFAANLPASVLIGVSDQATLTAVTVTSDGGRPRPSALATATVLVIDIPDSRTPATPRDGTKTPRLRSLKKLWSFGRQGPSGSTPSCSWGSGSGSAGAEQIINITSATPRAHL from the coding sequence ATGTCGCCCGGCGCCATACTCACAATGTCGGCCATCTTCCTGCTGTTCCTGACCTTGGCTCTCGTCATCATCTACCTCCAGTACTACTTCAACACCAACTTCCGGCCGGGGCCGAGCGGTGGCGTGGTGGCGGTTTCGGGTGCCAGGGACAAGGGCGTCGACCCTGAGCTGCTGCGGTCGCTGCCGGTCACGGTGTACCGTGCGGTGGTGCCGAAGGGCTTCGCCGCGGAGGACGTCAGGGTGGAGTGCGCGGTGTGCCTGTCCGAGCTCGAGGACGGGGAGGAGGCGAGGTTCTTGCCTCGGTGCGGCCACGGGTTCCACTCCCAGTGCGTCGACACGTGGCTGGCATCCCACTCCACCTGCCCGCTCTGCCGTGTCACCGTCGCCAAGCACGACGAGTCGCTGACTGCTTCGACGAGTCTCCCTCCCGTAGCGCCCGAGCCGGCGAACTTTGCGGCGAACCTGCCGGCGAGTGTGCTGATCGGGGTTTCAGACCAGGCCACGCTCACCGCGGTCACCGTGACCTCTGACGGAGGCCGCCCGAGACCCTCCGCCCTGGCCACGGCAACGGTGCTGGTGATCGACATTCCGGATTCGAGGACACCGGCGACTCCGCGCGACGGGACCAAGACGCCGAGGCTGAGGTCGCTTAAGAAGCTGTGGAGCTTCGGGAGGCAAGGGCCGTCGGGGTCGACTCCGTCCTGTTCCTGGGGCAGCGGCAGCGGATCAGCAGGCGCCGAGCAGATTATTAACATCACCTCCGCAACCCCGAGAGCTCATCTGTAG
- the LOC124689108 gene encoding DNA repair protein XRCC3 homolog encodes MRPPAAKPLVATTSSSSSYNQHEPRPENPLLLLASSRAAKLSLGCPLLDRLLSGGLPAASVTEIAGESASGKTQICLQLALLAPLSPLSSSSLFLCSDLPFPLRRLRLLAPKSHPDLLDHVFVAAVHSPSDLLSLLSRAQHHLSHPTHSPHRLPTRVILLDSIASLFRADFDASPADLKRRSGLFFKISAKLKELAYRHHCVVVVTNQVVDVVEGNTGNTMAWSSGRQVSPALGLSWANCVNTRLFLTREVGSDGGSTRRHMKVAFAPHLPERTCEFVIRRDGVFGVDPAQR; translated from the coding sequence ATGCGGCCTCCGGCGGCCAAGCCCCTGgttgccaccacctcctcctcctcctcctacaacCAACACGAACCTCGCCCGGAGAACCCCCTTCTCCTCCTCGCTTCCTCCCGTgctgccaagctctccctcggctGCCCCCTCCTCGACCGCCTCCTTTCCGGTGGCCTCCCCGCCGCGTCGGTCACCGAGATTGCCGGCGAATCCGCCTCCGGGAAGACCCAGATTTGTCTCCAGCTCGCCCTCCTCGCTCCCCTCTcgcctctctcctcctcctccctcttcctaTGCTCCGACCTCCCATTtcccctccgccgcctccgcctccttgcCCCCAAATCGCACCCCGACCTCCTCGACCACGTCTTTGTCGCCGCAGTACACTCTCCCTCCGACCTCCTCTCCCTCCTTTCCCGCGCCCAGCACCACCTCTCCCACCCTACTCACTCCCCGCACCGCCTCCCTACCCGCGTCATCCTCCTCGACTCCATCGCCTCGCTCTTCCGCGCCGACTTCGACGCCTCGCCCGCCGACCTCAAGCGCCGGTCGGGGCTGTTCTTCAAGATATCCGCAAAACTCAAGGAGCTGGCGTACAGGCACCACTGCGTGGTCGTGGTGACCAACCAGGTGGTCGACGTGGTCGAGGGGAACACGGGCAACACCATGGCCTGGTCGTCTGGGCGGCAGGTGAGCCCCGCGCTGGGGCTTTCCTGGGCCAACTGCGTCAACACTCGGTTGTTCCTCACGCGGGAGGTGGGTAGCGACGGTGGGAGCACCAGGAGGCACATGAAGGTTGCCTTTGCgccgcacctgccggagcggaccTGCGAGTTTGTGATACGGAGGGACGGTGTCTTTGGAGTTGACCCCGCACAAAGGTAG
- the LOC124692409 gene encoding calmodulin-binding protein 60 D-like isoform X1: MQRPGRGLQRSGSKRVLDQTNGGGGGGGGGGGDDDHAAKRPRVPALASVIVEALKMDSLQKLCSSLEPILRRVVSEEVERALAKLGPARIQGSENRSSPKRIEGPNGTNLQLQFRSRLSLPLFTGGKVEGEQGAAIHVVLLDTNTGCVVTSGPESFAKLDVLVLEGDFNKEEDEGWTGEEFEGHIVKEREGKRPLLTGDLQVTLKEGVGTIGELIFTDNSSWIRSRKFRLGLRVASGFCEGIRVREAKTEAFTVKDHRGELYKKHYPPALKDDVWRLEKVGKDGAFHKKLNASGIYTVEDFLRLLVRDQQRLRSILGSGMSNKMWESLVEHAKTCVLSGKHYIYYANDSRNVGAIFNNIYEFTGLIADDQFISAENLTDNQKVYADTLVKKAYEDWMHAVEYDGKALLSFKQKKKSVTTRSDTAAASTSNHALHGSINAQKQLLPGKAGQTTSEADGARSAYNGNQAANYTANPQNVPGNITMQYDRSALSSDSQFSGSSLQTQTSGGSSMLALAPPQQQQQGFEFSALGQSMQPAGLSPFDQWSQPQENRGVDDYLMEEIRLRSHEILENDEMQQMLRILNMGGASSNLGDDAFTFPPFMQSPSPNFNFEDDRTRPPGKAVVGWLKIKAAMRWGIFVRKKAAERRAQLVELDD, translated from the exons ATGCAGCGGCCTGGGCGGGGCCTGCAGCGGTCGGGCTCCAAGCGCGTCCTCGACCAGACCAAcggcgggggaggcggcggcggcggcggaggcggtgacGACGACCATGCCGCCAAGCGGCCTCGCGTGCCCGCCCTTGCAAG TGTCATTGTGGAAGCGCTTAAGATGGACAGTTTACAGAAGCTTTGCTCATCGCTGGAGCCAATTCTTCGAAGAGTT GTAAGTGAAGAGGTTGAGCGTGCCTTGGCCAAGTTGGGTCCTGCTAGAATTCAAGGAAG TGAAAACAGGTCCTCTCCAAAAAGAATTGAAGGCCCTAATGGGACAAATCTTCAGCTTCAGTTTAGAAGCAGGCTTTCTCTCCCACTCTTTACTGGTGGAAAAGTAGAAGGTGAGCAGGGAGCGGCTATACATGTTGTGCTGCTGGATACAAACACTGGATGTGTTGTCACTTCAGGACCTGAGTCATTTGCAAAGCTGGATGTTCTTGTGCTTGAGGGTGACTTTAATAAAGAGGAAGATGAGGGTTGGACAGGAGAAGAGTTTGAGGGCCACATTGTCAAGGAGCGTGAAGGGAAGAGACCTCTTTTGACTGGTGACCTCCAGGTGACTCTTAAAGAAGGTGTTGGAACCATAGGGGAGCTTATCTTCACTGACAACTCCAGCTGGATAAGAAGCAGAAAATTCAGACTTGGGCTGAGGGTTGCCTCTGGTTTTTGTGAAGGTATTCGTGTTAGGGAAGCGAAGACAGAAGCTTTTACGGTTAAGGATCACAGAGGGGAAT TGTACAAAAAACACTACCCACCTGCTTTGAAGGATGATGTATGGAGATTAGAAAAGGTTGGGAAGGATGGTGCATTCCACAAGAAGCTAAATGCAAGTGGGATCTATACAGTTGAAGATTTTCTCCGACTTCTTGTTAGGGATCAACAGAGGTTACGAAGT ATCCTTGGCAGTGGCATGTCAAATAAGATGTGGGAAAGCCTTGTTGAGCATGCAAAGACTTGTGTCTTAAGTGGAAAGCATTATATATACTATGCCAACGATTCTAGAAATGTCGGTGCAATATTCAATAACATATATGAGTTCACTGGCTTGATTGCTGATGATCAATTCATTTCAGCCGAAAATCTTACTGACAACCAGAAG GTCTATGCTGACACGTTGGTAAAGAAAGCGTACGAGGACTGGATGCATGCTGTAGAATATGATGGTAAGGCACTCCTTAGCTTCAAGCAGAAAAAGAAATCTGTCACAACAAGAAGTGATACTGCAGCAGCTTCAACAAGCAACCATGCTTTGCATGGTTCGATCAATGCACAGAAACAGTTATTGCCAGGAAAAGCTGGTCAAACAACGAGTGAAG CAGACGGAGCAAGAAGTGCATATAATGGAAACCAGGCAGCAAACTACACTGCAAACCCTCAAAATGTCCCGGGAAACATTACCATGCAATATGACAGAAGTGCACTATCTTCTGATAGCCAGTTCAGTGGGTCCTCCCTTCAGACTCAAACGTCCGGAGGCTCCAGTATGTTGGCATTGGCACCTCCACAGCAACAGCAACAGGGTTTTGAATTCTCAGCACTTGGTCAGTCCATGCAGCCTGCAGGCCTGAGTCCTTTCGATCAATGGTCACAGCCCCAGGAGAACCGTGGGGTTGACGACTACTTGATGGAAGAGATCAGATTGAGGAGTCATGAGATACTGGAGAATGATGAAATGCAACAGATGCtaaggattttgaacatgggTGGAGCATCTAGCAATCTGGGTGATGATGCCTTCACTTTTCCTCCCTTCATGCAGTCGCCTTCCCCAAACTTTAACTTTGAGGATGACCGCACTCGTCCACCTGGGAAAGCTGTCGTTGGGTGGCTCAAAATCAAGGCAGCTATGCGGTGGGGCATCTTTGTCAGGAAGAAGGCGGCTGAGAGAAGAGCTCAGCTCGTTGAGCTAGATGACTAG
- the LOC124692409 gene encoding calmodulin-binding protein 60 D-like isoform X2, which translates to MQRPGRGLQRSGSKRVLDQTNGGGGGGGGGGGDDDHAAKRPRVPALASVIVEALKMDSLQKLCSSLEPILRRVVSEEVERALAKLGPARIQGSENRSSPKRIEGPNGTNLQLQFRSRLSLPLFTGGKVEGEQGAAIHVVLLDTNTGCVVTSGPESFAKLDVLVLEGDFNKEEDEGWTGEEFEGHIVKEREGKRPLLTGDLQVTLKEGVGTIGELIFTDNSSWIRSRKFRLGLRVASGFCEGIRVREAKTEAFTVKDHRGELYKKHYPPALKDDVWRLEKVGKDGAFHKKLNASGIYTVEDFLRLLVRDQQRLRSILGSGMSNKMWESLVEHAKTCVLSGKHYIYYANDSRNVGAIFNNIYEFTGLIADDQFISAENLTDNQKVYADTLVKKAYEDWMHAVEYDGKALLSFKQKKKSVTTRSDTAAASTSNHALHGSINAQKQLLPGKAGQTTSEDGARSAYNGNQAANYTANPQNVPGNITMQYDRSALSSDSQFSGSSLQTQTSGGSSMLALAPPQQQQQGFEFSALGQSMQPAGLSPFDQWSQPQENRGVDDYLMEEIRLRSHEILENDEMQQMLRILNMGGASSNLGDDAFTFPPFMQSPSPNFNFEDDRTRPPGKAVVGWLKIKAAMRWGIFVRKKAAERRAQLVELDD; encoded by the exons ATGCAGCGGCCTGGGCGGGGCCTGCAGCGGTCGGGCTCCAAGCGCGTCCTCGACCAGACCAAcggcgggggaggcggcggcggcggcggaggcggtgacGACGACCATGCCGCCAAGCGGCCTCGCGTGCCCGCCCTTGCAAG TGTCATTGTGGAAGCGCTTAAGATGGACAGTTTACAGAAGCTTTGCTCATCGCTGGAGCCAATTCTTCGAAGAGTT GTAAGTGAAGAGGTTGAGCGTGCCTTGGCCAAGTTGGGTCCTGCTAGAATTCAAGGAAG TGAAAACAGGTCCTCTCCAAAAAGAATTGAAGGCCCTAATGGGACAAATCTTCAGCTTCAGTTTAGAAGCAGGCTTTCTCTCCCACTCTTTACTGGTGGAAAAGTAGAAGGTGAGCAGGGAGCGGCTATACATGTTGTGCTGCTGGATACAAACACTGGATGTGTTGTCACTTCAGGACCTGAGTCATTTGCAAAGCTGGATGTTCTTGTGCTTGAGGGTGACTTTAATAAAGAGGAAGATGAGGGTTGGACAGGAGAAGAGTTTGAGGGCCACATTGTCAAGGAGCGTGAAGGGAAGAGACCTCTTTTGACTGGTGACCTCCAGGTGACTCTTAAAGAAGGTGTTGGAACCATAGGGGAGCTTATCTTCACTGACAACTCCAGCTGGATAAGAAGCAGAAAATTCAGACTTGGGCTGAGGGTTGCCTCTGGTTTTTGTGAAGGTATTCGTGTTAGGGAAGCGAAGACAGAAGCTTTTACGGTTAAGGATCACAGAGGGGAAT TGTACAAAAAACACTACCCACCTGCTTTGAAGGATGATGTATGGAGATTAGAAAAGGTTGGGAAGGATGGTGCATTCCACAAGAAGCTAAATGCAAGTGGGATCTATACAGTTGAAGATTTTCTCCGACTTCTTGTTAGGGATCAACAGAGGTTACGAAGT ATCCTTGGCAGTGGCATGTCAAATAAGATGTGGGAAAGCCTTGTTGAGCATGCAAAGACTTGTGTCTTAAGTGGAAAGCATTATATATACTATGCCAACGATTCTAGAAATGTCGGTGCAATATTCAATAACATATATGAGTTCACTGGCTTGATTGCTGATGATCAATTCATTTCAGCCGAAAATCTTACTGACAACCAGAAG GTCTATGCTGACACGTTGGTAAAGAAAGCGTACGAGGACTGGATGCATGCTGTAGAATATGATGGTAAGGCACTCCTTAGCTTCAAGCAGAAAAAGAAATCTGTCACAACAAGAAGTGATACTGCAGCAGCTTCAACAAGCAACCATGCTTTGCATGGTTCGATCAATGCACAGAAACAGTTATTGCCAGGAAAAGCTGGTCAAACAACGAGTGAAG ACGGAGCAAGAAGTGCATATAATGGAAACCAGGCAGCAAACTACACTGCAAACCCTCAAAATGTCCCGGGAAACATTACCATGCAATATGACAGAAGTGCACTATCTTCTGATAGCCAGTTCAGTGGGTCCTCCCTTCAGACTCAAACGTCCGGAGGCTCCAGTATGTTGGCATTGGCACCTCCACAGCAACAGCAACAGGGTTTTGAATTCTCAGCACTTGGTCAGTCCATGCAGCCTGCAGGCCTGAGTCCTTTCGATCAATGGTCACAGCCCCAGGAGAACCGTGGGGTTGACGACTACTTGATGGAAGAGATCAGATTGAGGAGTCATGAGATACTGGAGAATGATGAAATGCAACAGATGCtaaggattttgaacatgggTGGAGCATCTAGCAATCTGGGTGATGATGCCTTCACTTTTCCTCCCTTCATGCAGTCGCCTTCCCCAAACTTTAACTTTGAGGATGACCGCACTCGTCCACCTGGGAAAGCTGTCGTTGGGTGGCTCAAAATCAAGGCAGCTATGCGGTGGGGCATCTTTGTCAGGAAGAAGGCGGCTGAGAGAAGAGCTCAGCTCGTTGAGCTAGATGACTAG